Below is a genomic region from Caldisalinibacter kiritimatiensis.
ATAGACGTACTTTCTGTAGCAAAACCCTTTTTAAAAGAACTAGTTGAAAAAGCCAATGAAGCAGTTCATCTGGTAGTTTTAGATGGGACAGACATTGTATATATAGATAAAGTAGAATCTAAAAATACTATACGTATGCACTCAAAAATAGGTAAGAGAAGTCCCGTATATTGTACAGCTGTAGGAAAATCTATATTAGCGCATTTAACAGATAATGAGATAGTAAAAATATGGAATGATAGTATTATAAAAAAATTTACGGATTATACTATTACTGATTTAGAAACTTTAAAGAAAGAGTTAGAGTTAATTAAAGAAAGTGGATATGCTGTAGATAATGAGGAAAATGAACTAGGAGTGAGATGTGTAGGTGCTCCAATATTCGATTATAGAGGAGATGTATGTTCTGCTATAAGTGTTTCTGGTCCTACAATGAGAATTACTAAAGATAAAGTTGAAGAGTTAGGGAAATTAGTAATTGAA
It encodes:
- a CDS encoding IclR family transcriptional regulator, coding for MKEVVQSVDRALTILEVLSDYEAGLGITEISEKIQLHKSTIHRLLSTLIYKGYVEQDEKTSKYKLTLKLFELSNKNIEKIDVLSVAKPFLKELVEKANEAVHLVVLDGTDIVYIDKVESKNTIRMHSKIGKRSPVYCTAVGKSILAHLTDNEIVKIWNDSIIKKFTDYTITDLETLKKELELIKESGYAVDNEENELGVRCVGAPIFDYRGDVCSAISVSGPTMRITKDKVEELGKLVIEYSQKISEKLGYKIK